The nucleotide window ggactgctgccatcttaaaacagctcccgTCTAAAACGTCACAGCGTTTCATGAAAACACAGTCTTATACATCTTTACATggcttttatttcagtgttgtAGATTTCTGTCATTATTTGCATAAAGTACAAACAGCcacaacagcagctagctgtagcgccTGTGGTGCAGCCCGTTTTGTCATATTTCTACTAaaataaccgtgtaatgcaaaactgaaggtggtgtaaaggtttaaataatagcgTCTGCATAAATCACTTTAGAGGTTTGGTGACTGGagcctttttaaaatggcagcaatccactttgtaCTTGGCTGCGTTCAGCTGTTAGCTCCTTTTAACTCCATTTCTCCGAACTGAAGCCAATCAAAGAGCGATCCACAGCAGGGAAGATATTATTCATTTAGAAAGTTTCCGCTTCACTTCGAAGTGGCCGAAATGTCCCTTAAGGCAGCCTGCTGCTTGCAGCAGGTCAGATAGGCTTGTTTTGTGATAAAGACTGAGATTTGAACAcgacaaataaataatgacttgaGCTGTGAGCAGGGAATGCACCAGCACGGTCCAGTGAACATTTCATAATGgcgacttttttattttctactaaTCTTAATGGATTATACTTAAAGACGCCACTCAGGAATCTGAAAAGGCATCGCTGCAAAGCTGAAAACGAGGcattgacataaaaaaaacccattgcTCCCCATCCTTTTAACAGAACTTTGACCACATCTGGCTCGCgagacaaaacattttagctttaaacagCTAGCCGAAACACAACTCAGAACCGTGTTGCATCAGTTCTACTTCGTTTCTCAGCGAAAACTGAGCGAAAACTAATCAATCATAGAAGAATGTCTGTCTTACATCAACGTCGCTGATCCTAAATGAGCCGATCGCTCTAAAAAGAAACATCCGAACAGCCAGATTTAACAGCATTACAGACATATTGCTAAAgtcttttagtttagtttgtatttgtaatGAGGAAGGCTTGTTTTCAACCAGCTACTAATCCAAAGTTTGCAAAGAATAAACGACGTGTACTCACAAGTAATTTCCACAACACAGCCAATGTGCTCCCATAACAACAAAGACCTAAATGTTTTCTACCAGTACTTCTATTAAGTGGCTTCAGTTCTTCATCAGAACAAGGCACCGGCAGTTTGAGAAAAAGCAGAATAGTGTTGACGTCTCCCTCAGCCCCTGAAAGTGTTTGTCATGCTGACTGTGGGCAGGCTGCAGAGACCTTTCACACTTTTGGAGAAGTATAGGTAAGTTTCATCTTTTACGAGGAAGTATTGCAACATTCTTGGTGGTAAAAAACCCAACAGGCTAAAAAGAGGTAATGTAGTGGTTAAGGACTTGTTGTTTTCATGAGTTTAAGGCCATCTATTGAACAGCTGCTTCAGTTCAGCCTTCGAAGCGtgagatttcttcttttttgtctttaaaaaaaaaaaaagattgtgttgtttttttttcacatttctgtacTTTCATTATATACACCACTTGTGAGGATAAATATATTCACACTTAAAAACCTCTCACTTGGTCCTGTTCATGTTCATAtagttgcagaaaaaaaaaaaaacatttcaagctCTTATACaaggctgtttcttttttaaatctcagtgtaaaatgttcagatttggTCTTTGAGAGGAGCACAGCAGAGACGTTTAACCTTGCTCCTGACTGTCCGTCACCTGCACGGCAGAGTAGGCGGGCGCTGACGTCTGCCGGGTGAAAAAGGACACGGCTCTTTTCGGCTTCAGGCGCTTGATTTCTTTTCCTGGAAAGCAAGGAGGAAAAGTTAAAACCAGAAAGGAGGCTTGCTCGGGAGTGTGCCTTCTCTTCCTTTCAAACCTCCTCACCGGTGTCCACGTAGCTGATGGTGTTCAGTGAGTGGACCCGACTGCACACGACGCTGCCTTGCCTCTGCAGCATCCTGCGCCGCCCTCCGCGCCCGTTCTTGGCGCCGCCTTCCCGCTCGGCGGGTTGCTGCAAAACGCTCGCCTCGCCGTCCGCCTCGGCTGCGGCGCCCCCCTCAGACGCGGGCTTCAGCTCCACGCAGAACTCGATGAAGCCGCTCATTAGCTGCGCCTGGTTGACAGAAAAACTCTAATGTCCCGATGCAGACATAAACGATCCTGAATcaatgtaaaaatgtcaaaaattggTTATTATTTATAGTTAATAATGTCATGTATTGTCCTGCAAAACGCTGACGTGTGGAAGTGCAGCGCCCGGACTGCATACAACAGAGAGACAAGAGTCAGTGTTTGGAAATACTTTAGATGCTATGaagataaaggaaaaaaaatgacattcacAAGAGCCACACTATATGCAAGATCTGTACATGTTTCCCCctgaagaaggaggaaaaactgTTGGTCGCCGCCACCACTTCAAAGGTAGCATCTGACTGGGTGAGCGGCATTCacgtctccagaatgtctcaaaacgtttgcAGCAGGGCTCCTCGTGAATTTCCTCGCTGGCCGCGCACACAAACCGCAGTCACGTGGCTCACTGGTCACTGAGTCGCAAACACTAAGAATTcggtgagactgcagctgaaaatgagCCGATTTGCTCCTGAGTCTCCAACTACTCCCCAACAATCAATGAGATGCTTCCATGTTGCACAATAGAACACGATCATCATAAGTCGAAGACACTAacacataagatgatcttagtctaaagctctggcatgaaaggtggtaggCGACACGCCTTCCTTCGAGGAATGTGAAGCCGTCAGATTTCTTACTTGTTTCGAGTAAATCTTCAGCAGCTTGTTGACAGGGGTGCCATCTTCTTCTCCGTCAAACTCCAGCCACAGAATGTGCGAGTCGCCCTCCTCCTCGGGGTTGCTGTGGTCCCACGAGAGCTCGTTGAAACGCAGGCCCAGCAGCACGTGCTGCAAGGAAACGTGGACCAGcaggagaggggaggggggataAACTTTATGAGTAGAAGTGAGTGAGAAAGGCAGCACGGGATGTGTTAAACAGGTGAAATGGAAACCCAGAGCTCACCTTCTCCTTTGCGTCTATCACATAAACTCCGTCCAAGCAGATCCCGATGTTCACGGCTTTACGCTTTCCCCGCTGGAGGAGCCCTTGTGCTGGTTTGTCGATCTCACCGAAGAAGAAAGCACACCTGTTGGGTGCATTTAGTGTTTGTTCAAACAGAAAGGAGTGAGGCTGTAAAAGCTGATGACTGAACAGGGTTCCTACCCATTTTCCATCCTGAAACACTTCATCATGCGATTTACTGCTTGTACAGTGGTGGGGTTTTATTGTCACAAAAAGGTCAGTTTCGCAAATATCGTGCCAACGTTTGGTGTGggaatagctgagagtcatccccaaactATACTCTGAGTGTTCAACccttcagcattaactgttggagtcaactgttAATGGTAACATATtcaatgaaccactgaatggattttaatcaaacattcaggcagtaatcattggacgcacatctacacctgatttacttttggagtcaatccagttcaagatggcccccgcagctaactgaccttaggaaacacagaaatgtcttacagatggagctaaaattggatgtggctgtagctgagtcattcacagcacatactccgaACGCCAAAGACATCTTGTGGCGTCACATgagattattttcaaggttttcaactctgtcccttctcatcgtaaactgatcttagtctaaaactctggcattgaAGGCGGCAAacgaggaatgctaggcttttaaatCATCCCGTGAAGATAAACAACCATCTACAACTGCAGGAGACATCTCATACCCAAATAATGCTCTGTCTCAGTTGaacttttgaggaaaaaaatatttaatttatttgtgtctACATGGAAATGTTTGTCTGCTAACTGGTTCAAGTTGTTGTCATTTTCTTGACATTACTAACAGTATAGATAGGGCATCTCAAAGCATCAAACTATTTGGGCTAATTTCTGGAAGTTGGCAACCCTAGTGGTAGGTGAACCAAAAGCCTacgtttattttttatttccagtcaaATATGCTGCTCATCTATGAGCCccctccgggtcggggaagatgtcctgccccaagtggaggagtttaagtatctcggggtcttgttcacaaatgagggaaaaatggagcgggagatcgacaggcggattggtgcagcgtctgcagtgaagcgggcgctgtaccgatctgtcatggtgaagagagagctgagtcaaaaagcgaagctctcgatttaccggtcgatctacgttcctaccctcatctatggtcacgagctttgggtagtgaccgaaagaacgagatcgcgaatacaagcggctgaaatgagtttcctccacagggtgagaagctcggtcatccgggagggactcagagtagagccgctgctcctccacatcgagaggaaccagttgaggtggctcgggcatctggtgaggatgccttctggacgcctccctgctgaggtgttccgggcacgtcccaccgggaggaggcccagaggaagacccaggacacgctggagggactatgtttctcggctggcctgggaacgccttgggattcccccagaggagctggcccaagtggctggggagaaggaagtctgggtctccctgcttaggctgctacccccacgacccgaccccggataagcggaagataatggatggatggatggatgctgctCATCTTAGCCACAAATTTAGATttgcatggttttttttttaaaataatagtcCATACTTATTCAGACTTGGATACTAACATTTCATACTTCTCAAAGCTGGGTGGGAACCCCGTGTAAACAATAATAAGAGCATGAATGCGTGGCTCCACTGGCTCCTACCCGTAGAAAGGCAGCATGTGACACATGTTGAGGTACTGATGCAGCAGCTGTCGGGCCTCCGGAGGGTTTCCTGCCGAGGAGCTGATCTTTCTGTACTCGTCCAAAAGTTTCTGCTCCAGCTCCGCCTGGCGGCTCGACTTCCCTCGCAGCGTGGAGAAAAAGCCTCCACTCCCCACGACGATGTGCGCAGGCAGAAAAGACGACAGCTTCTTCTCCCTGCGAACaccagaggtcaaaggtgaggTGACTTCTTCGTGATCGTTTAATCTCGTGCTGCTCTGTGCTCCGACTGTCCCGTCTCAGGAGTGCTTCCTTTAACCTTTGAACtcgttgttgttttattgccattcctgtttctttttaagcGTTCATTTTGCTCTACGAAAGTGCTCTGGCTCACACGTGTATCTTTGCCTCAAAAAGCTTCAAGACAGAGGTTCTGTTCAGACATGTAATTCTGATATTTCTTGCATTTATGACCAGCAAAGTAACTAAAACCCTCTGCAGTATCACAATAAGAGTGTTGTCAACATTAAAACCCGTCTTGAATATAACAGTTCTGTTGGTGTTTTCACCAGCACCTGGGGATTTTCAGCAAATTTGcatcttgttgctgtttttactcaAGCACCCGTACTCCAGACTGCTGAATCACAGCAGCAAGAGGTCTTCTCACCACTTGACAAAACAATCAACAGGAAAGCTTCAACATGACTCCTTATTTTATGAAAGCACCACTTATGTAAGGTCTAACGAAGTCAAAAGGGAATTTTAGTTTGCTACGAGTACGTAAAAAAATTTACATCTACTTTTAATTATGCCAAgtacaaactgtttgtttacacaaaatatatcctcaaagttgttttaaagggatcgtttttgacattttaggaACTGTCCGTGTTTGCTTTCTCCCAGGAAGTTGGGTGAGAAGATTGATGAAAACTGCCGTCATGACAGAAATAAGTTAAAGTCAACTAATTTTAGTATTACAGGAAAGTTACAAATTTAATTCTGTTTCCTTCCTCCTGACTGCCAGTGAACAAAGTGGATCTGTGTCCTCGTGCAGGTCGAGGTCACACAGGTGCCGTGTAGCCTGCCTGTGAAAGCTGGTGTGCTACTTCCATTCTCCCGCTGATCTTCTTGCTGTTTGCCTGTCGTTCTTCAGGGGCTAATTGCTCTGAAAGATCTGCGTTTCAGTTCTGTGTGTTAAATGCGGGCCCAAAGAAAGCAAGcgtattgttttgttgttgggttGTCATCCTGTAACTTTGCTGTAAGGGTGTGGTTTGTTTGCCGTCAAAGACCGTGCTTGAAGTATTTCTACCTGTTTAAACCTGGAGGTTCTGAGTGACCTTTGTGCTGGTTTATCTACTACATGCAGTAATAAAGTTTAATGCGTTTCATTAATTCGTCCTACAGCCTAGGTTCTTTATCGTCCTCTAGACTTCATACAAATTCACATACACGTTCTCTAAAAGTCGGACATAGTTTTGTTAGTTGTTGGTTGTTACGATTCTCGCTTGTTATGTCTTCTTCTCTACCATAAGTGCAACCTACTGTACCAGGTACTAAAACAATACAGTCTATGTCcatttctggttctggttctcttAGGAAGGTTGAGAAGCAACACATAAGCGGTTGGACGTTCCAAACTTGTTCCGTGGTTCTACTAATCTACTTAATTCCCACTTGGATTACCTAGCTGTACGGACTTGTTAGCTGGTGCAAACTTAAGGACACGGTTGACCTTGTTACCTGGAAGGAAGTCAGGAAGGAATGAAACAGAACTGCAGAGAAACTAAACATCTGCACCCCTAATGTCCAGGAAGTTGGATTTTATTACCACTAAACAGAACTGGGTGAAATATTAGCCTGTTTCCAATCTTAATATTGCCTCCAGGGTGTAGCACTAACACTGACTCTTTCTACACCcgtggtgcccaatcctggtcctatCTTGAATGTTtaa belongs to Kryptolebias marmoratus isolate JLee-2015 linkage group LG13, ASM164957v2, whole genome shotgun sequence and includes:
- the frmd8 gene encoding FERM domain-containing protein 8, with the protein product MEGDDCSFPPDLSDNHSQRGSVASSATLSRAQDVLVYLFGESAVHLSLEGLSSVTVQELGHSVREALQIPETLQDAFSFWLCSPLLELQLKARHQPYKLCRQWQDLLYRFTDASEEDILQDEPYLQFRRNVFYPKAKELQVDDEGVLRLLYEEARSNILSGRYPCDPEHWTGLGALSVALEEGTSLDNQQVTATIREKKLSSFLPAHIVVGSGGFFSTLRGKSSRQAELEQKLLDEYRKISSSAGNPPEARQLLHQYLNMCHMLPFYGCAFFFGEIDKPAQGLLQRGKRKAVNIGICLDGVYVIDAKEKHVLLGLRFNELSWDHSNPEEEGDSHILWLEFDGEEDGTPVNKLLKIYSKQAQLMSGFIEFCVELKPASEGGAAAEADGEASVLQQPAEREGGAKNGRGGRRRMLQRQGSVVCSRVHSLNTISYVDTGKEIKRLKPKRAVSFFTRQTSAPAYSAVQVTDSQEQG